The Panthera leo isolate Ple1 chromosome C2, P.leo_Ple1_pat1.1, whole genome shotgun sequence genome window below encodes:
- the LOC122230302 gene encoding 60S ribosomal protein L23a-like, with translation MAPKAKKEAPAPPKAEAKAKALKAKKAVLKGVHSHKKKKIRTSPTFRRPKTLRLRRQPKYPRKSAPRRNKLEHYAIIKFPLTTESAMKKIEDNNTLVFIVDVKANKHQIKQAVKKLYDIDVAKVNTLIRPDGEKKAYVRLAPDYDALDVANKIGII, from the coding sequence ATGGCGCCGAAGGCGAAGAAGGAAGCCCCTGCCCCGCCCAAAGCCGAAGCCAAAGCAAAGGCTTTGAAGGCCAAGAAAGCAGTGCTGAAAGGCGTccacagtcataaaaaaaagaagatccgTACGTCACCTACATTCCGACGGCCCAAGACGCTGCGTCTCCGAAGACAGCCCAAATATCCTCGAAAGAGCGCCCCCAGGAGAAACAAGCTTGAACACTATGCCATCATCAAGTTCCCCCTGACTACAGAGTCggccatgaagaaaatagaagacaacaaCACTCTTGTGTTCATTGTGGATGTCAAGGCCAACAAGCACCAGATCAAACAGGCCGTGAAGAAACTCTATGACATTGATGTGGCCAAGGTCAACACTCTGATCAGGCCcgatggagaaaagaaagcatatgttcGACTGGCTCCTGACTATGATGCTTTGGATGTTGCCAACAAAATTGGGATCATCTAA